The following coding sequences lie in one Capsicum annuum cultivar UCD-10X-F1 chromosome 5, UCD10Xv1.1, whole genome shotgun sequence genomic window:
- the LOC107870055 gene encoding B3 domain-containing transcription factor VRN1, producing MSFQKQMQNFDITLPQEQQPAEMVDRREEQPPEMVDRREVNPAEMADRQEEQPPEMVDSRPTEMVDRQEVNPAEMADRREEQPAGMEDRRGQEEPRPVDTPEINAHFFKIILSPHASKLHIPSEFIAEYGASLGDAVSLEIPNGVVWKVKLQKNSDGMVWLKEGWNKFKEYYTIACGYFLLFRYKGNSQFSVFIFDLTSTEIEYPPGPNDEDTTPDNRSVAFDPPGPNEDTTPDNRSVAVDPPGPNEATTPDNRFVAFDPPGPNEDTIPDNRSVAVDLPGPNEATTPDDPSVAFEPPEENRINLPLSSEPPDENVINSSLPIEPRVENVINLPPPREPPEDNAINLPPPGIYTMEELSRAFMLSQPKV from the exons TTTCCAAAAGCAAATGCAAAATTTTGACATTACTTTACCACAAGAACAGCAGCCAGCAGAGATGGTAGACAGACGAGAAGAGCAGCCACCAGAGATGGTAGACAGACGGGAAGTGAATCCAGCAGAGATGGCAGACAGACAGGAAGAGCAGCCACCAGAGATGGTGGACAGCCGGCCGACAGAGATGGTAGACAGACAGGAAGTAAATCCAGCAGAGATGGCAGACAGAAGGGAAGAGCAGCCGGCAGGGATGGAAGACAGAAGAGGACAAGAGGAACCAAGACCTGTGGATACCCCGGAGATAAACGCTCACTTCTTCAAGATTATCCTATCTCCCCATGCCTCTAAATTA CACATCCCTAGTGAATTTATAGCGGAGTATGGCGCCAGTCTAGGGGATGCCGTGTCGCTTGAGATCCCGAATGGCGTGGTATGGAAAGTAAAACTACAAAAAAACTCTGATGGCATGGTATGGCTAAAGGAGGGCTGGAACAAATTCAAGGAGTACTATACAATTGCTTGTGGTTACTTTTTGCTCTTCAGATACAAAGGAAATTCCCAGTTCTCGGTGTTTATATTCGATTTAACTTCTACCGAGATTGAATATCCTCCTGGACCAAATGATGAAGATACGACACCAGATAATCGATCTGTTGCTTTCGATCCTCCTGGACCAAATGAAGATACGACACCAGATAATCGATCTGTTGCTGTGGATCCTCCTGGACCAAATGAAGCTACGACACCAGATAATCGTTTTGTTGCTTTCGATCCTCCTGGACCAAATGAAGATACGATACCAGATAATCGATCTGTTGCTGTGGATCTTCCTGGACCAAATGAAGCTACGACaccagatgatccatctgttgcttTCGAGCCACCAGAGGAAAACCGGATAAACTTACCCCTATCTAGCGAGCCACCAGATGAAAACGTGATAAACTCATCCCTACCCATTGAACCACGAGTGGAAAACGTGATAAACTTACCCCCACCCCGTGAGCCACCAGAGGACAACGCGATAAACTTACCTCCACCCGGTATTTATACCATGGAGGAGTTATCAAGGGCATTCATGCTATCACAGCCAAAGGTATAG
- the LOC107870056 gene encoding remorin 4.2: MSNDQRALVLSSIINNNNNREHDRVDHQHEYQSQDQDQDQDGRDNDDHIRDIHALTPPRPPPLPNINRVTRSSSLSSSELAPSVENFTTMSREFNALVLAGSSSSTNNNNNNNIGTSSSHEVEGTINNNLGRIFEEETIVEENNPLAIVADNTINDDNNNNNNNSSNVYSNPSQQGEVIVHRVKKEEVESKINAWQTAKIAKINNRFKREDAVINGWENEEVQKATSWMKKVERKLEEKRVKALEKMQNDIANARRKAEERRASAEAKRGTKVARVLELANLMRAVGRAPAKRSFF; encoded by the exons ATGTCAAATGATCAAAGAGCTCTAGTCTTATCgagcatcatcaacaacaataataatagagaacACGATCGCGTAGATCATCAACATGAGTATCAGAGTCAGGATCAGGATCAGGATCAGGATGGTCGAGATAATGATGATCATATTAGAGACATCCATGCTCTAACACCACCAcgaccaccaccactaccaaatATTAATCGCGTAACGCgatcatcatcattgtcatccTCAGAGTTAGCTCCAAGTGTTGAGAATTTCACAACAATGAGTAGAGAATTCAATGCTTTAGTACTTGCTGGATCATCATCTtctacaaacaacaacaacaacaacaacattggTACAAGTAGTAGTCATGAAGTTGAAGGTACAATCAATAATAATTTGGGACGTATTTTCGAAGAGGAGACTATAGTTGAAGAAAATAATCCTTTAGCTATCGTAGCTGATAATACgattaatgatgataataataataataataataatagtagtaatgttTATTCGAACCCTAGTCAACAAGGCGAAGTGATTGTACATAGAGTGAAGAAAGAGGAAGTTGAATCAAAGATTAATGCATGGCAAACTGCAAAAATTGCTAAGATTAATAATAGGTTTAAACGTGAAGATGCTGTGATTAATGGATGGGAAAATGAAGAAGTTCAAAAGGCTACTTCTTGGATGAAGAAAGTTGAG agaAAGTTGGAGGAGAAAAGAGTAAAAGCACTAGAAAAGATGCAAAATGATATAGCAAATGCAAGAAGAAAGGCAGAAGAAAGAAGAGCATCAGCAGAAGCAAAAAGAGGAACAAAAGTAGCTAGAGTTCTTGAATTAGCCAATTTGATGAGGGCAGTTGGTAGAGCTCCAGCCAAACGTTCCTTCttttaa